From the Thermoanaerobacterales bacterium genome, the window GTGGCCCGGATCGCCGGCATCATGGCGGCGAAGAAGACGGCGGAATTGATCCCGCTCTGCCACCCGCTGAACCTGGCGGTGGTTGAACTACATTTCCGGGCCCATAAGAGCGAGGGGCGCCTGGAAATCCAGGCCCGGGTCCGCACCGCGGGGCCGACGGGCGTGGAAATGGAGGCCCTCACGGCGGTCAGTACCGCCGCTCTGACCGTGTACGACATGTGCAAGGCGGTGGACCGGGAAATGGTCTTCGGGAGGATACGCCTGGTGCGCAAGTCCGGTGGACGGAGCGGAACCTTTCTCCGGGAGGGTGAAGAAGAGGAATGGCCGGACGCATTGTAGCCGTCTGCACCAGCGCCGCCAAAGGCGTAAAGAAGGAGAACGTCGGGGAGGCCGAACTCAGGGCCGGCCACGGGCTTGTGGGGGACGCCCACGCCGGGGAATGGCACCGGCAGGTGAGCATGCTGGCCCTTGAAAGCATTGAGCGCATGCGGTCCAAGGGTCTGGACGTCGGACCGGGCGACTTCGCCGAGAACCTGACCACCGAAGGGATCGTCCTGTACACCCTGCCGGTGGGCACCCGCCTGCGGATCGGGCCGGAGGTGGTGGCGGAGGTAACCCAGATCGGGAAACAGTGCCACGTCGGCTGCGCTGTCTTCAAACAGGTCGGGGACTGCATCATGCCGCGGGAGGGGATCTTTGTCAAGGTTGTTGTCCCCGGACGGGTTCG encodes:
- the moaC gene encoding cyclic pyranopterin monophosphate synthase MoaC — its product is MADFTHLDRQGRVKMVDVTGKGVTVREAVARGEVRMRPETLGRILNRDIAKGEVLTVARIAGIMAAKKTAELIPLCHPLNLAVVELHFRAHKSEGRLEIQARVRTAGPTGVEMEALTAVSTAALTVYDMCKAVDREMVFGRIRLVRKSGGRSGTFLREGEEEEWPDAL
- a CDS encoding MOSC domain-containing protein, producing MAGRIVAVCTSAAKGVKKENVGEAELRAGHGLVGDAHAGEWHRQVSMLALESIERMRSKGLDVGPGDFAENLTTEGIVLYTLPVGTRLRIGPEVVAEVTQIGKQCHVGCAVFKQVGDCIMPREGIFVKVVVPGRVRIGDTVEVIDDV